One Candidatus Sulfurimonas baltica DNA segment encodes these proteins:
- a CDS encoding MBL fold metallo-hydrolase gives MKFLLLNVLLLNSLFAFEYTLSETKVNSNTYCFFGLPEVMNEVNNGNISNSCYVNMGDSYIVIDSGPSYLYAKSTHAKMKEIKDLPISYLINTHGHDDHYLGNAYYKEIGVEIVGSKEFKNVEKVQETRMQSKISKEAYAGTTQVFPSTFVDGAKVLELNGIKIYLEAVDKRAHSNSDIFIHIPQYETVFAGDLVFSERIPVIRDGNLRNWIEALEKIKTINVKYIIGGHGEIVDKSSIDATYRYLTNLTQKVALALENGVELDDAVESIKMEDFKEYKTYYEQHKPNVAIAYRKLEWEQ, from the coding sequence ATGAAATTTCTTCTATTAAACGTGTTGCTTTTAAACTCTCTCTTTGCTTTTGAATATACCCTCTCTGAAACAAAAGTAAACTCTAATACATATTGCTTTTTTGGCTTGCCAGAAGTTATGAATGAGGTGAATAATGGAAATATCTCAAACTCTTGTTATGTAAATATGGGTGATAGTTATATCGTTATAGACAGTGGTCCTTCATATCTTTATGCAAAAAGTACACATGCAAAGATGAAAGAGATTAAGGACTTGCCAATATCTTATCTTATAAACACACACGGGCATGATGACCATTACTTGGGTAATGCTTACTACAAAGAGATCGGGGTAGAGATTGTAGGTTCAAAAGAGTTTAAAAATGTAGAAAAAGTTCAAGAGACTAGAATGCAAAGCAAAATCTCTAAAGAGGCTTATGCAGGAACTACACAAGTTTTTCCAAGCACATTTGTAGATGGTGCAAAAGTTTTAGAACTAAACGGTATAAAAATCTACCTTGAAGCTGTAGATAAAAGAGCACACTCAAACAGTGATATATTTATTCATATACCTCAGTATGAAACAGTTTTTGCAGGAGATTTGGTTTTTAGTGAAAGAATCCCTGTTATCAGAGATGGAAATTTAAGAAACTGGATTGAAGCTCTGGAGAAAATAAAAACTATAAACGTTAAGTACATCATAGGCGGACATGGAGAGATAGTAGATAAAAGCTCGATAGATGCAACTTACAGATATTTGACTAATCTTACTCAGAAGGTTGCTCTTGCTTTGGAGAATGGTGTGGAACTTGATGATGCAGTTGAGAGTATAAAAATGGAAGATTTTAAAGAGTATAAAACTTACTATGAGCAGCATAAGCCAAATGTTGCAATAGCATATAGAAAACTAGAGTGGGAGCAATAA
- the rimO gene encoding 30S ribosomal protein S12 methylthiotransferase RimO — protein MSNKLHIVSLGCTKNLVDTEVMMGKLQNFELTDESGDADVIIVNTCGFIDAAKEESINTILNLHDARKEDSVLVMAGCLSERYQIELAKDMPEVDIFTGVGDYDKIDELLRDKKSRFSDSVFLIDGAERVITGSTYHAYIKLSEGCNQVCSFCAIPSFKGKLNSRNLDSIAKEVEGLVAKGYYDFSFVSQDSSSYLRDQNVKDGLSLLIQRIELIEGVKSARILYLYPSTTTISLLKNIGKSKIFHNYFDMPIQHINDEMLRMMKRGFGKEKTIELLDYMKSLPNSFIRTSFIVGHPNETQEMFEEMCEFAASFGFDRINVFSYSDEETTPAYDMSQKISAEVIAERADILGQITSECLEKSLRAEIGKEVELVIDGESDEHEYLLSAKELIWAPEIDGEIYVNDRTKDDDLVFGKIYKAKITDMVGNILTATVDNA, from the coding sequence ATGAGCAATAAACTTCATATAGTATCTCTTGGGTGTACAAAAAACTTAGTTGACACAGAAGTCATGATGGGTAAACTTCAAAATTTTGAACTAACCGATGAGTCAGGCGATGCAGATGTAATCATAGTAAACACATGTGGGTTTATTGACGCAGCAAAAGAGGAGTCAATTAATACAATTTTAAATCTTCATGACGCAAGAAAAGAGGACTCTGTTTTAGTAATGGCTGGCTGTTTGAGCGAGAGATACCAAATCGAGTTGGCTAAAGATATGCCTGAAGTTGATATCTTTACCGGTGTTGGCGACTATGATAAAATTGATGAACTTCTTAGAGATAAAAAGAGCCGTTTTTCAGATTCAGTTTTTTTAATTGATGGTGCCGAGCGTGTAATTACAGGTTCAACTTACCATGCTTACATTAAACTCTCAGAGGGTTGTAACCAAGTATGTAGCTTCTGTGCAATTCCATCTTTTAAAGGCAAGCTAAACTCAAGAAACTTAGACTCGATTGCAAAAGAGGTCGAGGGGCTTGTTGCAAAAGGGTACTATGATTTCTCTTTTGTCTCACAAGACAGTAGCTCATACCTGCGTGACCAAAATGTAAAAGACGGTCTAAGTCTTCTTATTCAAAGAATAGAGCTTATAGAGGGTGTTAAAAGTGCCAGAATCCTCTACCTTTACCCTTCAACGACAACTATCTCTCTTCTAAAAAATATAGGCAAAAGCAAGATTTTTCACAACTACTTTGATATGCCGATTCAACATATAAACGATGAGATGCTTCGTATGATGAAAAGGGGTTTCGGTAAAGAGAAAACTATTGAGCTTTTGGATTATATGAAGTCACTTCCTAACTCATTTATCAGAACCAGCTTTATTGTCGGACATCCAAATGAGACACAAGAGATGTTTGAAGAGATGTGCGAATTTGCAGCATCTTTTGGATTTGACAGAATCAATGTATTTTCATACTCCGATGAGGAGACAACACCTGCATACGATATGAGTCAAAAAATCAGCGCAGAAGTGATAGCCGAACGTGCTGATATATTAGGTCAAATAACAAGCGAGTGTTTAGAAAAATCCCTAAGGGCTGAAATCGGTAAAGAGGTTGAGCTTGTAATAGATGGCGAGAGCGATGAGCACGAGTACCTATTAAGTGCAAAAGAGCTTATTTGGGCACCTGAGATTGATGGTGAGATTTATGTAAACGACAGAACTAAAGATGATGACTTAGTATTTGGAAAAATCTACAAAGCAAAAATTACCGATATGGTTGGAAATATTCTAACTGCGACAGTAGATAATGCTTGA
- a CDS encoding cation:proton antiporter, giving the protein MENLLLAIFLTIAIATVLNIILKKFDISHIIGYILSGTIISYIFGFNGLNIYSLELIGEFGIVFLMFTIGLELSFSKIKKMKDILLTNGLLQVLLSVVVIFLLSFYLFKLDFNTSLIISLAFSLSSTAIVLTYLKKSKDILTPYGQKSMGILIFQDLAVIPILLLMTFLSNDTLSLSEVLIKTVISAILVLVFMFTIGEKIVNALLQFSAKAELEELFLGSVFSIVIGASLLTHEMGFTYSLGAFMAGMIIADTKYNVKVESDIATYKDLLLSVFFFGVGTKIDMIYFLENIYIVIFIFLLAMLFKSIVIYAIIRRNSDKNTSAKTALALAQIGEFSFAIFAIAGSHKLISEEMTNFLILVGVMSMILTPFILSNIYKISSYFEKEFYESDVITPIKLKNHIVVAGFGTLGRRVATDLKAKGVDFVIISDNLKHVLLARKVGYSAYFGHLNKLPVLESLAVDEAKAIILTVSDEHQKRLISEAILNFFKYANIIIKVDSSEEKQNLKDLKELEFVDASYEISNVLVNHALNK; this is encoded by the coding sequence ATGGAAAATCTACTATTAGCAATATTTTTAACAATTGCGATTGCAACTGTACTCAATATAATTTTAAAGAAATTTGATATCTCACATATTATCGGGTATATTTTATCTGGAACTATTATTAGTTATATCTTTGGATTTAACGGTCTTAACATATATTCACTTGAGCTTATAGGCGAGTTTGGAATAGTGTTTTTGATGTTTACAATAGGGCTAGAACTTAGCTTCTCAAAAATTAAAAAGATGAAAGATATACTTCTTACAAATGGCTTGTTGCAGGTCTTACTTAGTGTAGTGGTGATATTTTTACTCTCTTTTTATCTTTTTAAGCTTGATTTTAATACATCGCTTATTATATCGTTGGCATTTTCACTTTCATCAACCGCAATAGTGCTGACATATCTCAAAAAATCAAAAGATATTCTCACTCCGTATGGACAAAAGTCTATGGGAATACTTATATTTCAAGATTTAGCTGTTATCCCTATTTTATTACTTATGACATTTTTGTCAAATGACACTTTATCTCTAAGTGAAGTCCTGATAAAAACAGTGATTTCAGCTATTTTAGTACTTGTTTTTATGTTTACAATTGGAGAAAAAATTGTAAATGCTCTTCTTCAGTTTTCAGCAAAAGCAGAACTCGAAGAGTTGTTTTTAGGCTCTGTTTTTTCCATTGTTATCGGTGCTTCATTACTTACTCACGAGATGGGTTTCACATACTCTTTGGGGGCATTTATGGCGGGAATGATTATAGCTGACACTAAATATAATGTTAAAGTTGAGTCAGATATCGCTACTTATAAAGATTTACTTCTAAGTGTATTTTTCTTTGGTGTTGGAACAAAAATTGATATGATTTATTTTTTAGAAAATATATACATTGTCATTTTTATTTTCTTATTGGCAATGCTTTTTAAATCGATTGTAATTTATGCCATTATCAGACGAAACTCAGACAAAAACACTTCCGCAAAAACTGCTTTAGCCTTAGCTCAAATTGGTGAATTCTCTTTTGCTATCTTTGCAATTGCCGGTTCTCATAAACTTATAAGTGAAGAGATGACTAATTTTTTAATACTTGTAGGTGTAATGTCTATGATTTTGACTCCTTTTATACTGAGCAATATTTATAAAATATCATCTTATTTTGAAAAAGAGTTTTATGAGTCAGATGTTATCACCCCCATAAAGTTAAAAAATCACATAGTTGTCGCAGGGTTTGGGACTTTGGGAAGAAGAGTTGCAACAGACTTAAAGGCAAAAGGAGTTGACTTTGTTATCATCTCCGACAATCTAAAACATGTACTTCTTGCAAGAAAAGTAGGTTACTCGGCATATTTTGGGCACTTAAACAAGTTGCCTGTTTTAGAGTCTTTAGCAGTAGATGAAGCAAAAGCCATCATCTTAACAGTAAGTGATGAGCATCAAAAACGACTTATCAGCGAAGCAATACTCAATTTTTTTAAATATGCAAATATAATCATTAAAGTTGACAGCTCAGAAGAAAAGCAAAATTTAAAAGATTTAAAAGAGTTAGAGTTTGTAGATGCAAGCTATGAAATATCCAATGTACTTGTCAATCATGCGTTAAACAAATAA
- the nrfH gene encoding cytochrome c nitrite reductase small subunit codes for MKKNVVIMYGSILTFLIAIGFFVYTLDASKALSYLSSDPRACVNCHTMNSAYATWSRSSHKDVATCVDCHLPVGDAVKKYAAKAKDGWNHSVAMTLKSYGNNLTISEDGANRVQENCIRCHSNLTSVMAVNAIRGHSNSNKSLKNERKCWECHKYTPHGKVRSLTSTPYNLGVKEKIK; via the coding sequence ATGAAAAAAAATGTAGTTATTATGTATGGCTCAATTTTAACTTTTCTTATTGCTATTGGTTTTTTTGTTTACACTTTAGATGCCTCAAAAGCACTGTCATACTTGTCAAGTGATCCTAGAGCTTGTGTTAATTGTCATACAATGAACTCAGCTTATGCAACTTGGTCAAGAAGTTCACATAAAGATGTGGCTACATGTGTTGATTGTCACCTTCCTGTTGGAGATGCGGTAAAAAAATATGCTGCAAAAGCTAAAGATGGATGGAATCACTCAGTCGCTATGACACTAAAATCATATGGTAATAATCTTACCATAAGTGAGGATGGAGCTAATCGTGTTCAAGAAAACTGTATTCGTTGTCACAGCAACTTAACTTCCGTAATGGCTGTTAATGCGATAAGAGGTCACAGCAATAGTAATAAAAGTCTAAAAAATGAGCGTAAATGTTGGGAGTGTCATAAATATACTCCTCATGGTAAAGTAAGAAGTTTAACTTCAACACCATATAACCTTGGTGTAAAAGAAAAAATAAAATAA
- a CDS encoding NAD(P)/FAD-dependent oxidoreductase: MKIYDVIILGAGASGLMCASHLDKNLAVAVVDCNSKVAQKLKISGGGKCNITNVHVSEDNYDGDSEFVSYSLNNFSKDDLLNYLHVNGVKPVVRKNRYYFCKDSSDEIIDILKKETRYAEMLLNTEILHVEKKDGLFEVKTLQGIYKTKKLIVATGGKSYKTLGASDIGLYIAKSFDIKVKEFTPALVGLTVQKDQFWMKELSGLSCYVNIHVDGKILKEEMLFAHKGISGPAVLSASLYWQKGNIAIDFLPDDNILELIKGSKKLLSSVVPLPKRLSKAILEALHVEDVECKKIDSESVKKLQNIHNYEFAPAGNFGFSKAEVCRGGVLSSELNFATLESLHVENLYFIGEVVNVTGELGGYNFQWAFSSGVTCANSLS; encoded by the coding sequence ATGAAAATATATGATGTAATAATTTTGGGAGCAGGGGCTAGCGGTTTGATGTGCGCCTCTCATTTAGATAAAAACCTAGCTGTGGCAGTGGTTGATTGTAACTCTAAAGTTGCACAAAAACTGAAAATTTCCGGTGGCGGAAAGTGCAACATAACAAATGTACATGTAAGCGAAGATAATTATGATGGGGACTCGGAATTTGTATCTTACTCTTTGAATAATTTTTCTAAAGACGACTTGTTAAATTATCTACATGTAAACGGCGTAAAGCCTGTTGTACGAAAGAACCGTTACTACTTTTGTAAAGATTCTTCTGATGAAATTATAGATATTTTAAAAAAAGAGACCAGATATGCAGAGATGCTTTTAAACACAGAGATTCTACATGTAGAGAAAAAAGATGGGCTTTTTGAAGTGAAAACTTTGCAGGGCATATATAAAACAAAAAAACTAATAGTAGCTACGGGCGGCAAAAGTTATAAAACACTTGGTGCCAGCGATATCGGTCTCTATATTGCAAAAAGTTTTGACATAAAGGTAAAAGAGTTCACTCCGGCTCTTGTAGGTTTAACAGTTCAAAAAGATCAGTTTTGGATGAAAGAACTTAGCGGACTTAGCTGTTATGTAAACATACATGTAGATGGAAAAATTTTAAAAGAGGAGATGCTTTTTGCACATAAGGGTATCAGCGGTCCTGCTGTTTTATCTGCTTCTCTTTACTGGCAAAAAGGAAATATTGCTATAGATTTCTTACCAGATGATAATATTTTAGAGCTTATCAAAGGTAGTAAAAAACTACTAAGTTCAGTTGTCCCTCTTCCAAAAAGACTCTCAAAAGCGATTTTAGAAGCTCTACATGTAGAAGATGTGGAGTGCAAAAAAATAGACTCAGAATCTGTGAAAAAACTGCAAAATATTCACAACTACGAGTTCGCTCCAGCAGGTAATTTTGGTTTTAGTAAAGCTGAAGTTTGTCGTGGCGGAGTTTTAAGCAGTGAGCTGAATTTTGCAACCTTGGAATCTCTACATGTAGAGAATTTATACTTTATAGGAGAAGTTGTAAATGTGACAGGCGAACTAGGCGGCTACAACTTTCAGTGGGCGTTTAGCAGCGGGGTAACGTGTGCTAACTCTCTTAGCTAA
- a CDS encoding DUF3465 domain-containing protein, with the protein MKKILFVLLMSLEIYAGTQMCSSGTVVKLLSDDNKGSRHQRFIIKLSSGQTLLIAHNIDLAPKVSSLKKGGFIKFCGEHESNAKGGVVHWTHHDPNKRHVGGWLEYNGQRYE; encoded by the coding sequence TTGAAAAAAATATTATTTGTACTACTTATGAGCTTGGAGATATATGCTGGTACACAAATGTGCAGTTCTGGTACAGTTGTTAAACTACTCAGTGACGACAACAAGGGCAGTCGGCATCAAAGGTTTATAATAAAATTATCATCTGGGCAAACTTTATTAATTGCTCACAATATTGATTTGGCACCAAAAGTATCCTCACTAAAAAAAGGTGGTTTTATAAAGTTTTGTGGCGAACATGAAAGTAACGCAAAGGGCGGAGTTGTTCATTGGACACACCATGATCCAAATAAGCGTCACGTTGGTGGTTGGCTAGAATACAATGGTCAAAGATATGAGTAA
- a CDS encoding YqiA/YcfP family alpha/beta fold hydrolase, with amino-acid sequence MIIYIHGFGGSGEGSKAKAFRDYFKSLDEDFIAPSLSYIPELAIQTLEELIESYKGEVKLIGSSLGGFYTIYLAKKHELKGVLINPSIFPYETLGKLIGYATSFYDESSFEWKDSHIKMLKNYKVDEVNQNNFMLLVQKGDEVLDYKEAVNKFVNASVIAEEGGSHGYDHIERHFERIREFIC; translated from the coding sequence ATGATTATTTACATACACGGTTTTGGTGGAAGCGGAGAAGGTAGCAAAGCAAAAGCTTTTAGAGATTACTTTAAAAGTTTAGATGAGGACTTTATAGCTCCGTCTTTGTCTTATATTCCAGAATTAGCCATACAAACTTTAGAAGAGTTAATAGAGTCTTATAAAGGAGAGGTTAAGCTTATAGGCTCATCTTTGGGCGGATTTTATACTATATATTTAGCTAAAAAGCATGAGCTAAAGGGTGTTCTTATAAACCCGTCTATATTTCCTTATGAAACGCTTGGTAAACTTATAGGCTATGCAACAAGCTTTTATGATGAGAGCAGTTTTGAGTGGAAAGATTCTCATATAAAAATGCTCAAAAACTACAAAGTAGATGAAGTAAATCAAAATAATTTTATGCTATTGGTTCAAAAGGGCGATGAGGTTCTTGACTATAAAGAGGCTGTCAATAAATTTGTAAATGCAAGTGTAATTGCAGAAGAGGGTGGCAGTCATGGTTATGATCACATTGAGAGACACTTTGAAAGAATAAGAGAGTTTATATGTTAA
- the nrfA gene encoding ammonia-forming cytochrome c nitrite reductase: protein MNKFKILFVISAVAIGLMGILIASINEGKKEQAQINSVPKIDRWETRNEEFRKHYPRQYDSWKQTEKSDDIDDLLKEYPELVVLFAGYGFAKDYNAPRGHAYAVEDNRNSLRTGAPVDEKTGPMPTACWTCKSPEVPKIMATKGDAEYYTGKWSKYGSDIINPIGCVDCHNPNTMELQVNRKYLAEGLEAEGKMKLEDATQQDMRTMVCAQCHVEYYFKKTPNPKGGTAVAVTLPWAEGTGVEDMERYYDNLDFKDWTHKISRAPMIKAQHPGYEMWKTGAHGKNGVSCADCHMPYKNEGGVKYTDHKIANPLDDIASTCMNCHRVSEKELTETIAEKKARKDELHKKAMKHLAAAHLEAGKAWEVGATKAEMEPILLDIRHAQWRWDYAVASHPAFFHAPEETLRVLATAIDKAGNARIKLAKVLAKHGASDYVAPALTSKKVAQEITGLPFKQLVDDKKKFQKGLLKEWEKDAQEKGIYNPSSTKSIEKLKTSY from the coding sequence ATGAACAAGTTTAAAATTTTATTTGTCATTTCAGCTGTAGCAATTGGTCTAATGGGCATATTGATTGCTTCAATTAATGAAGGTAAAAAAGAGCAAGCACAAATTAATAGTGTTCCAAAGATAGATAGATGGGAAACAAGAAATGAAGAGTTTAGAAAGCACTATCCAAGACAATATGATTCATGGAAACAAACAGAAAAAAGTGATGACATTGATGATTTGCTAAAAGAGTATCCTGAGTTAGTAGTTCTATTTGCAGGTTATGGTTTTGCTAAAGATTACAATGCTCCAAGAGGTCATGCTTATGCTGTTGAAGACAATAGAAATTCATTAAGAACTGGTGCTCCAGTAGATGAAAAAACTGGACCTATGCCAACTGCATGCTGGACTTGTAAGTCTCCAGAAGTTCCAAAAATCATGGCTACAAAAGGCGATGCGGAATACTACACTGGTAAATGGTCTAAATACGGCTCAGATATTATTAATCCAATAGGATGTGTTGATTGTCATAATCCTAATACTATGGAACTACAAGTTAACAGAAAATATTTGGCTGAAGGCTTAGAAGCTGAAGGTAAGATGAAACTAGAAGACGCAACTCAGCAAGATATGAGAACGATGGTTTGTGCTCAATGTCATGTTGAATATTATTTCAAAAAAACTCCAAATCCAAAAGGTGGGACAGCTGTTGCTGTAACTTTACCATGGGCAGAGGGAACTGGAGTTGAAGATATGGAGAGATATTATGACAATCTAGATTTCAAAGATTGGACTCATAAAATTTCTAGGGCTCCAATGATAAAAGCTCAACACCCAGGTTATGAGATGTGGAAAACAGGAGCTCACGGCAAAAATGGTGTTTCATGTGCGGATTGTCACATGCCGTACAAAAATGAAGGTGGAGTTAAATATACTGACCACAAAATTGCTAATCCACTTGATGATATTGCTAGTACATGTATGAATTGTCATAGAGTTAGTGAAAAAGAATTAACTGAAACGATTGCAGAGAAAAAAGCTAGAAAAGATGAACTTCATAAAAAAGCTATGAAGCACTTAGCTGCTGCTCATCTTGAAGCTGGTAAAGCTTGGGAAGTTGGAGCGACTAAAGCTGAAATGGAACCAATCTTACTAGACATTAGACATGCTCAATGGAGATGGGATTATGCTGTTGCTTCTCATCCTGCATTTTTTCATGCACCAGAAGAGACTTTAAGAGTGCTTGCGACTGCAATAGACAAAGCTGGAAATGCTAGAATTAAACTAGCAAAAGTTTTAGCAAAACATGGTGCTTCTGACTATGTAGCTCCTGCACTAACTTCCAAGAAAGTTGCTCAGGAGATTACGGGTTTACCGTTTAAGCAACTAGTAGATGATAAGAAAAAATTCCAAAAAGGCTTATTGAAAGAATGGGAAAAAGATGCTCAAGAAAAAGGTATCTATAATCCATCTTCAACTAAAAGTATCGAGAAGTTGAAAACTTCTTACTAA
- the tilS gene encoding tRNA lysidine(34) synthetase TilS gives MLENRTLQKLKDKKNLLAFSGGGDSTALFFLLIKNNIPFDIAIVDYGVREQSKEEVLYAKELAQTHNLKCHVFNAPKFVKNFEAKAREIRYSFFEELIKTHGYENLITAHHLGDRFEWMLMQFCKGAGCAEIAGMQVEQERGFYTLIRPLLHLDKKELLAYLHVNENKYFEDESNLNEDIKRNSFRHNYSAPLLEKYLLGIKKSFDYLDEDRDSLIEKLEIKTIGEFAYFENSQNPRTNIYTIDKYLKLKGYMLSAKEREILKSEKTAVVGRKFVVNQNSDFVFIAPFTDAVMSKEFKEEMRILKIEQKLRPYIYKNKELFVKIKELLSSV, from the coding sequence ATGCTTGAAAATAGAACACTTCAAAAATTAAAAGATAAAAAAAATCTTTTAGCCTTTTCAGGTGGTGGAGACTCCACTGCTCTGTTTTTTCTTCTTATAAAAAATAACATCCCTTTTGATATTGCTATCGTAGATTATGGAGTCAGAGAACAGAGCAAAGAAGAAGTTCTCTATGCTAAAGAGTTGGCTCAAACACATAATTTAAAATGCCATGTATTTAATGCTCCAAAATTTGTAAAAAACTTTGAGGCTAAGGCAAGAGAGATCAGATACTCTTTTTTTGAAGAGTTAATTAAGACACACGGTTATGAAAATCTTATAACTGCACATCATCTTGGTGACAGATTTGAGTGGATGCTTATGCAGTTTTGCAAAGGGGCCGGCTGTGCTGAAATAGCTGGTATGCAAGTAGAGCAAGAGAGAGGCTTTTACACACTAATCCGCCCTCTGCTTCATCTGGACAAAAAAGAGCTTTTAGCCTATCTACATGTAAATGAAAACAAATACTTTGAAGATGAGAGTAACCTAAATGAAGATATAAAAAGAAACTCCTTTAGACATAACTATTCTGCGCCTCTTTTAGAAAAATATCTCCTCGGTATTAAAAAAAGTTTTGATTATTTAGACGAAGACAGAGACAGCCTTATTGAAAAACTAGAAATTAAAACTATTGGTGAGTTTGCATATTTTGAAAACTCTCAAAATCCAAGAACTAACATCTATACAATTGACAAATATCTAAAACTAAAAGGGTATATGTTAAGTGCAAAAGAGAGAGAAATTCTAAAGAGTGAAAAAACAGCAGTGGTTGGACGAAAATTTGTTGTTAATCAAAACAGCGACTTTGTTTTTATAGCCCCTTTTACAGATGCGGTAATGTCAAAAGAGTTTAAAGAAGAGATGAGGATTTTAAAAATAGAGCAAAAACTTCGCCCATACATATATAAAAACAAAGAACTCTTTGTAAAAATAAAAGAGTTACTTAGTAGTGTTTAA
- a CDS encoding tyrosine-type recombinase/integrase encodes MKKLISAKRKEFLQNLEELGYSDLTVKSYDESLKEALLYIEIVEEKNHLLFNLMPYRIKIAPLNPKTISKKLSSIRSFVEYLNENGVDVTLKADDSVKVAKTLPKPISHKHILEALSHCESDEKLIVTMLYTLGLRISELSSLKMDDISNDWVRVLGKGNKHRDIPLLASTKEMLEEHLSTTLQKKFIFEKNGERLSENSLRYIIIKVFRRVGLKATPHQLRHSYASELLNGSAPIADVSELLGHSSMATTQIYTKLGSALKQQNYNKAHPLSKVDD; translated from the coding sequence TTGAAAAAGTTAATAAGCGCTAAGCGCAAAGAATTTTTACAAAACCTAGAGGAGCTGGGCTACTCCGATTTAACTGTTAAAAGTTATGATGAGTCTTTAAAAGAGGCACTTTTATATATAGAAATAGTAGAAGAAAAAAATCATCTTCTCTTCAATCTTATGCCGTATCGAATAAAAATTGCCCCCCTTAATCCAAAAACAATAAGCAAAAAACTTAGTTCTATCCGTTCATTTGTTGAGTACTTAAATGAGAATGGAGTAGATGTTACTTTAAAAGCAGATGATAGTGTAAAGGTTGCAAAAACTCTTCCAAAGCCGATTTCTCACAAGCACATTCTTGAGGCATTATCGCACTGTGAATCAGACGAGAAGCTGATAGTAACAATGCTATACACATTAGGGCTGAGAATATCTGAGCTGTCATCACTTAAAATGGATGATATATCAAATGATTGGGTAAGGGTTTTGGGAAAAGGCAATAAACATAGAGATATTCCACTTTTAGCTTCCACAAAAGAGATGCTCGAAGAACATTTGAGTACAACACTGCAAAAAAAGTTCATTTTTGAAAAAAATGGCGAAAGATTAAGCGAAAACAGTCTAAGATATATTATTATAAAAGTCTTTAGAAGAGTTGGATTGAAAGCTACTCCGCATCAACTTCGCCATTCGTATGCGTCTGAGCTGTTAAATGGCAGTGCTCCTATAGCGGATGTTAGTGAGTTGCTGGGTCACTCATCTATGGCTACAACACAAATATATACAAAATTGGGTAGTGCATTGAAACAACAAAACTATAACAAAGCGCATCCGCTTTCTAAAGTGGACGATTAA